A single genomic interval of Syngnathoides biaculeatus isolate LvHL_M chromosome 1, ASM1980259v1, whole genome shotgun sequence harbors:
- the LOC133500804 gene encoding gamma-enolase isoform X1, with translation MSIVSIVAREILDSRGNPTVEVDLRTDKGVFRAAVPSGASTGIYEALELRDGDKSRYKGKGVLKAVGHINDTLGPALMASGISVVEQEQLDNMMIEMDGTENKSQFGANAVLGVSLAVCKAGAAHKDVPLYRHIADLAGNTEMVLPVPAFNVINGGSHAGNKLAMQEFMVLPVGAESFKEALRIGAELYHTLKGVIQQKYGQDATNVGDEGGFAPNILENSEALDLLQTAIEKAGFTDKVVVGMDVAASEFYREGKYDLDFKSPPDAERHISAEELADIYQGFVNNYPVVSIEDPFDQDDWEAWSRLTARVGIQVVGDDLTVTNPKRIEKAAEERACNCLLLKVNQIGSVTEAIQACKLAQANGWGVMVSHRSGETEDTFIADLVVGLCTGQVFTHRCTRTRTQGFILICVSQIKTGAPCRSERLAKYNQLMRIEEELGDQARFAGHNFRNPSVL, from the exons ATGTCGATTGTCAGCATCGTCGCCAGGGAGATCCTGGACTCCCGAGGAAATCCCACCGTGGAGGTGGACCTCCGCACCGACAAAG GCGTGTTTCGAGCGGCGGTGCCCAGCGGCGCCTCGACGGGCATCTACGAGGCTCTGGAGCTGCGAGACGGCGACAAGAGCAGATACAAGGGAAAAG GCGTCCTGAAGGCCGTCGGACATATCAACGACACGCTGGGTCCTGCGCTTATGGCCTCT GGCATCAGCGTCGTGGAACAAGAGCAACTGGACAACATGATGATCGAGATGGACGGCACAGAAAACAAAT CTCAGTTCGGGGCCAACGCCGTCCTGGGCGTGTCGTTGGCCGTTTGCAAGGCGGGCGCCGCCCACAAGGACGTCCCCCTCTACAGACACATCGCGGACCTGGCGGGAAACACTGAAATGGTCTTGCCCGTGCCC GCGTTCAACGTGATCAACGGAGGCTCCCATGCCGGCAACAAACTGGCCATGCAGGAGTTCATGGTGCTTCCCGTGGGCGCAGAATCCTTCAA AGAGGCGCTGAGGATAGGCGCCGAGCTGTACCACACGCTGAAGGGCGTCATCCAGCAGAAGTACGGCCAGGACGCCACCAACGTGGGCGACGAGGGAGGATTCGCGCCCAACATCCTGGAGAACAGCGAGG CTCTGGACCTTCTCCAGACGGCCATCGAGAAGGCGGGTTTTACCGACAAGGTGGTGGTGGGCATGGACGTGGCCGCCTCCGAGTTCTACCGCGAGGGGAAGTATGACCTGGACTTCAAGTCCCCGCCAGACGCCGAGCGGCACATCAGCGCCGAGGAGCTGGCCGACATCTACCAGGGCTTTGTCAACAACTACCCGG TGGTGTCTATTGAGGACCCGTTCGACCAGGACGACTGGGAGGCCTGGTCCCGTCTGACGGCCCGGGTGGGGATCCAGGTGGTGGGCGACGACCTGACGGTGACCAATCCCAAGCGGATCGAGAAGGCGGCCGAGGAACGCGCCTGCAACTGCCTGCTGCTCAAAGTCAACCAGATCGGCTCCGTCACCGAGGCCATACAAGC GTGCAAACTGGCGCAGGCCAACGGCTGGGGCGTGATGGTGAGCCATCGCTCCGGGGAGACCGAGGACACCTTCATCGCAGACCTGGTTGTCGGACTGTGCACTGGACAGGTAttcacacacagatgcacacgcacacgcacacaaggcTTCATTTTGATTTGTGTGTCGCAGATTAAGACCGGCGCCCCCTGCAGGTCCGAAAGGCTGGCCAAGTACAACCAGCTCATGAG GATCGAGGAGGAGCTCGGAGACCAGGCCCGCTTCGCAGGACACAACTTTAGGAACCCCAGCGTCCTGTGA
- the LOC133500812 gene encoding coiled-coil domain-containing protein 106-like isoform X1, translating to MMGNSSSRCSARVFRYSGMNPASNSDDASTSAHDMAPASRGGGGGGGGVYLESYEVSFPLEEGAERPTSYHHGQPMMDEPGMQDAPPSQYSPFILVSNLRAHLYVALEKNAWLQKRIEELEEERNFLRCQLDRLIVGVRGHEEWCGDAHRGAVKMQPASPSGPPSPMTTRSGMTLKRLQGPRPRHGTAIPVKQEFHLEEEKFYTDDEFLEEEDEDDEDEEEEDSPAEAGSKKKGRGRAGEPRMKKMRIFRITHGRERQRVKDPDGVLMRYKKILSTYQRVRSMSRAFQIHGVDRNTMASTSPIAELLLVAPEKMDEVGEFEAPKEKLLDYARRCYKIMDEQTHVKVQNMKKSHKLLPISYRFRN from the exons ATGATGGGAAATAGCAGCTCCAGATGCAGTGCACGTGTTTTCAGATATAG CGGGATGAATCCGGCAAGCAACTCAGATGATGCGAGCACGTCAG CTCACGACATGGCTCCTGCctcaagaggaggaggaggaggaggaggaggtgtgtACCTGGAGTCTTACGAGGTGTCCTTCCCACTGGAGGAGGGGGCGGAGAGGCCGACCTCGTACCACCACGGCCAGCCGATGATGGATG agCCCGGCATGCAGGACGCGCCCCCCTCGCAGTACAGCCCCTTCATCTTGGTGTCCAACCTGCGGGCTCACCTCTACGTGGCGCTGGAGAAGAACGCCTGGCTGCAGAAGCGCAtcgaggagctggaggaggagcgCAACTTCCTGCGCTGCCAGCTGGACCGCCTCATCGTCGGCGTGCGGGGCCACGAGG AGTGGTGCGGCGACGCCCACCGCGGCGCCGTGAAGATGCAACCCGCCAGCCCCAGCGGGCCGCCGTCGCCCATGACCACCCGCTCCGGAATGACCCTCAAACGCCTGCAGGGACCTCGGCCACGCCACGGCACCGCCATACCCG TCAAGCAGGAGTTTCACCTGGAGGAGGAAAAATTTTACACCGACGACGAGTTCctcgaggaggaggacgaggacgacgaggacgaggaagaggaggactcCCCCGCGGAGGCCGGCTCcaagaagaaggggaggggcCGGGCCGGGGAGCCCAGGATGAAGAAGATGAGGATCTTCCGCATCACCCACGGCAGGGAGAGGCAGAGAG TGAAAGACCCCGATGGCGTTCTGATGCGCTACAAGAAGATCCTTTCCACCTACCAGCGCGTGAGGAGCATGTCCAGAGCGTTCCAGATCCACGGCGTGGACCGCAACACCATGGCCTCCACCTCCCCCATCGCCGAGCTCCTGCTGGTGGCGCCGGAGAAG ATGGATGAAGTGGGCGAGTTCGAGGCGCCCAAGGAGAAGCTCCTGGACTACGCCCGGCGCTGCTACAAAATCATGGACGAGCAGACGCACGTCAAAGTTCAGAACATGAAGAAAAGCCACAAGCTGCTGCCCATCTCCTATCGCTTTCGGAATTGA
- the LOC133503962 gene encoding germ cell-specific gene 1-like protein, giving the protein MLEKMSRRQRSLLSLALTSLALGLSVSAFCTSYWCEGTHKVVKPLCLSPVKLKNCGQNNSQPYTTEAPTPDPRNPPSNVTLTPLQREQLAILRRKQLANAVHYIWETGEDKYMLRYFHTGFWLSCEKHNEGEDQEEKCRSFIELTPGETQGVLWLSVISEFTYIGLLAMGFLLMWVEAICLCAKREMNALKINAFAAMCTVLSGMMGMVAHMMYTTVFQMTVSIGPKDWRPQTWDYGWSFALAWLSFSCCMAAAVATLNSYTKTIIEMKHRARLRLEEARAAARAPSYEEVVRAGGGVYSVSQLIQLGQQGALTDPLWPRGVGPAVGPLACGAGGALVGIGVAGMGAVGVMEKAGRAADPRGGVVVLEGCGVDGCEDCEREMDEMDYLPEDGDGSLC; this is encoded by the exons atGTTGGAAAAAATGTCCCGCCGCCAGCGTTCCCTCCTGTCGCTGGCGTTGACCTCGCTGGCCCTCGGCTTGTCCGTGTCGGCCTTCTGCACGTCGTACTGGTGCGAGGGGACCCACAAGGTGGTCAAGCCGCTCTGCCTGTCccccgtcaagctgaagaactGCGGCCAGAACAACAGCCAGCCCTACACCACAG AGGCCCCGACGCCGGACCCCAGGAACCCGCCGTCCAACGTGACGCTAACGCCGCTGCAGAGGGAGCAGCTAGCGATCCTCAGGAGGAAACAGCTGGCCAACGCCGTCCACTACATCTGGGAGACGGGCGAGGACAAGTACATGCTGCGCTACTTCCACACCGGATTCTGGCTCTCTTGCGAGAAGCACAACGAag GTGAGGACCAGGAGGAAAAGTGCCGTAGTTTCATCGAGCTAACTCCGGGGGAGACTCAAG GTGTCCTGTGGCTGTCGGTCATCAGCGAGTTCACGTACATCGGCCTGCTGGCAATGGGCTTCCTGCTCATGTGGGTGGAGGCCATCTGCCTGTGCGCCAAGAGGGAGATGAACGCCCTCAAGATCAACGCCTTCGCCGCCATGTGCACCGTCCTGTCGG GCATGATGGGCATGGTGGCGCACATGATGTACACCACAGTTTTCCAGATGACCGTCAGCATCGGCCCCAAAGACTGGAGGCCGCAGACGTGGGACTACGGCTGGTCATTTGC GCTAGCTTGGCTGTCGTTCAGCTGCTGCATGGCGGCCGCCGTTGCCACGCTCAACTCCTACACCAAAACCATCATCGAGATGAAGCACCGCGCCCGGTTGCGCCTTGAGGAGGCCCGCGCCGCCGCCCGCGCCCCCTCCTACGAGGAAGTGGTCCGCGCCGGGGGCGGAGTCTACTCTGTCAGTCAGCTGATCCAGCTGGGCCAGCAAGGTGCGCTCACGGACCCCCTGTGGCCGCGGGGGGTGGGCCCCGCCGTGGGACCGCTGGCTTGCGGGGCCGGCGGGGCGCTGGTCGGGATCGGCGTGGCGGGGATGGGGGCCGTCGGCGTGATGGAGAAGGCGGGGCGGGCGGCGGACCCCAGGGGCGGCGTGGTGGTGCTGGAGGGTTGCGGCGTGGACGGATGCGAAGACTGCGAAAGGGAGATGGACGAGATGGACTACCTGCCCGAGGACGGCGACGGCTCGCTCTGCTAG
- the LOC133500804 gene encoding gamma-enolase isoform X2 has protein sequence MSIVSIVAREILDSRGNPTVEVDLRTDKGVFRAAVPSGASTGIYEALELRDGDKSRYKGKGVLKAVGHINDTLGPALMASGISVVEQEQLDNMMIEMDGTENKSQFGANAVLGVSLAVCKAGAAHKDVPLYRHIADLAGNTEMVLPVPAFNVINGGSHAGNKLAMQEFMVLPVGAESFKEALRIGAELYHTLKGVIQQKYGQDATNVGDEGGFAPNILENSEALDLLQTAIEKAGFTDKVVVGMDVAASEFYREGKYDLDFKSPPDAERHISAEELADIYQGFVNNYPVVSIEDPFDQDDWEAWSRLTARVGIQVVGDDLTVTNPKRIEKAAEERACNCLLLKVNQIGSVTEAIQACKLAQANGWGVMVSHRSGETEDTFIADLVVGLCTGQIKTGAPCRSERLAKYNQLMRIEEELGDQARFAGHNFRNPSVL, from the exons ATGTCGATTGTCAGCATCGTCGCCAGGGAGATCCTGGACTCCCGAGGAAATCCCACCGTGGAGGTGGACCTCCGCACCGACAAAG GCGTGTTTCGAGCGGCGGTGCCCAGCGGCGCCTCGACGGGCATCTACGAGGCTCTGGAGCTGCGAGACGGCGACAAGAGCAGATACAAGGGAAAAG GCGTCCTGAAGGCCGTCGGACATATCAACGACACGCTGGGTCCTGCGCTTATGGCCTCT GGCATCAGCGTCGTGGAACAAGAGCAACTGGACAACATGATGATCGAGATGGACGGCACAGAAAACAAAT CTCAGTTCGGGGCCAACGCCGTCCTGGGCGTGTCGTTGGCCGTTTGCAAGGCGGGCGCCGCCCACAAGGACGTCCCCCTCTACAGACACATCGCGGACCTGGCGGGAAACACTGAAATGGTCTTGCCCGTGCCC GCGTTCAACGTGATCAACGGAGGCTCCCATGCCGGCAACAAACTGGCCATGCAGGAGTTCATGGTGCTTCCCGTGGGCGCAGAATCCTTCAA AGAGGCGCTGAGGATAGGCGCCGAGCTGTACCACACGCTGAAGGGCGTCATCCAGCAGAAGTACGGCCAGGACGCCACCAACGTGGGCGACGAGGGAGGATTCGCGCCCAACATCCTGGAGAACAGCGAGG CTCTGGACCTTCTCCAGACGGCCATCGAGAAGGCGGGTTTTACCGACAAGGTGGTGGTGGGCATGGACGTGGCCGCCTCCGAGTTCTACCGCGAGGGGAAGTATGACCTGGACTTCAAGTCCCCGCCAGACGCCGAGCGGCACATCAGCGCCGAGGAGCTGGCCGACATCTACCAGGGCTTTGTCAACAACTACCCGG TGGTGTCTATTGAGGACCCGTTCGACCAGGACGACTGGGAGGCCTGGTCCCGTCTGACGGCCCGGGTGGGGATCCAGGTGGTGGGCGACGACCTGACGGTGACCAATCCCAAGCGGATCGAGAAGGCGGCCGAGGAACGCGCCTGCAACTGCCTGCTGCTCAAAGTCAACCAGATCGGCTCCGTCACCGAGGCCATACAAGC GTGCAAACTGGCGCAGGCCAACGGCTGGGGCGTGATGGTGAGCCATCGCTCCGGGGAGACCGAGGACACCTTCATCGCAGACCTGGTTGTCGGACTGTGCACTGGACAG ATTAAGACCGGCGCCCCCTGCAGGTCCGAAAGGCTGGCCAAGTACAACCAGCTCATGAG GATCGAGGAGGAGCTCGGAGACCAGGCCCGCTTCGCAGGACACAACTTTAGGAACCCCAGCGTCCTGTGA
- the LOC133500847 gene encoding visinin-like isoform X1: protein MTPDSVLASSPTAMGNSKSGAVSKEILEDLKLHTKFSETEITQWYDNFKRQCPSGRLSKEEFQTIYSKFFPDSDGNTYAQHVFRSFDSNDDGTLDFKEYIIALHMTSTGKTTRKLEWAFSLFDVDKNGYITKSEVKEICTAIFKLIPKDEVAKLPADENTAEKRAEKLWKFFDKGENERVAEGEFIQGVLDNDEALRLIQYQPPK from the exons ATGACTCCGGACTCGGTACTTGCGTCGTCCCCGACAGCCATGGGGAACAGCAAAAGCGGCGCCGTGTCCAAGGAGATCCTGGAGGACCTGAAACTCCACACCAAGTTCTCCGAGACGGAGATCACCCAGTGGTACGACAACTTCAAGAGGCAGTGCCCGAGCGGTCGCCTGAGCAAAGAGGAGTTCCAGACCATCTACAGCAAGTTCTTCCCAGACAGCGACGGCAACACGTACGCGCAGCACGTCTTCAGGTCCTTCGACAGCAACGACGACGGCACCCTGGACTTCAAGGAGTACATCATCGCCCTGCACATGACCTCCACCGGGAAGACCaccaggaaactggagtgggcCTTCTCGCTCTTCGACGTCGACAAGAACGGCTACATCACCAAGTCGGAGGTCAAGGAAATTTGCACG GCCATTTTCAAGCTGATTCCCAAAGACGAGGTGGCCAAACTTCCGGCCGATGAGAACACCGCCGAAAAAAGGGCGGAAAAACTGTGGAAGTTCTTCGACAAGGGAGAAAacg AACGCGTGGCAGAGGGGGAGTTCATCCAGGGCGTGCTGGACAACGACGAGGCCCTCCGCTTGATCCAGTACCAGCCCCCCAAGTAA
- the LOC133500847 gene encoding recoverin-like isoform X2 — MGNSKSGAVSKEILEDLKLHTKFSETEITQWYDNFKRQCPSGRLSKEEFQTIYSKFFPDSDGNTYAQHVFRSFDSNDDGTLDFKEYIIALHMTSTGKTTRKLEWAFSLFDVDKNGYITKSEVKEICTAIFKLIPKDEVAKLPADENTAEKRAEKLWKFFDKGENERVAEGEFIQGVLDNDEALRLIQYQPPK; from the exons ATGGGGAACAGCAAAAGCGGCGCCGTGTCCAAGGAGATCCTGGAGGACCTGAAACTCCACACCAAGTTCTCCGAGACGGAGATCACCCAGTGGTACGACAACTTCAAGAGGCAGTGCCCGAGCGGTCGCCTGAGCAAAGAGGAGTTCCAGACCATCTACAGCAAGTTCTTCCCAGACAGCGACGGCAACACGTACGCGCAGCACGTCTTCAGGTCCTTCGACAGCAACGACGACGGCACCCTGGACTTCAAGGAGTACATCATCGCCCTGCACATGACCTCCACCGGGAAGACCaccaggaaactggagtgggcCTTCTCGCTCTTCGACGTCGACAAGAACGGCTACATCACCAAGTCGGAGGTCAAGGAAATTTGCACG GCCATTTTCAAGCTGATTCCCAAAGACGAGGTGGCCAAACTTCCGGCCGATGAGAACACCGCCGAAAAAAGGGCGGAAAAACTGTGGAAGTTCTTCGACAAGGGAGAAAacg AACGCGTGGCAGAGGGGGAGTTCATCCAGGGCGTGCTGGACAACGACGAGGCCCTCCGCTTGATCCAGTACCAGCCCCCCAAGTAA
- the LOC133500858 gene encoding transmembrane protein 238-like, translating to MGLCDGLSHCKLALAFAVLMDVLGAVALLMGVFAPLEVKGQDFGDLLVYTGALLVLMSLCGWVLWYSGNIEGLTHKKELGHVGSAVDRLARNLSRKILTYRIHR from the exons ATGGGCCTGTGTGACGGCCTGTCCCACTGCAAGCTGGCGCTGGCCTTCGCCGTGCTCATGGACGTGCTCGGGGCCGTCGCCCTGCTTATGGGCGTCTTTGCCCCCCTGGAGGTGAAAGGTCAAGACTTCGGGGACTTGCTTGTCTATACCG GAGCCCTGTTGGTCCTGATGTCGCTGTGCGGCTGGGTGCTGTGGTACAGCGGCAACATCGAGGGACTGACGCACAAGAAGGAGCTGGGGCACGTCGGCAGCGCCGTCGACCGCCTCGCTCGCAACCTCAGCCGCAAGATCCTCACGTACAGGATCCACCGCTGA
- the LOC133500863 gene encoding epsin-1-like — MTSSMLRRQLKNLVQNYSEAEVKVREATSNDPWGPSSSQMADISDLTYNVVACNEIMTMLWKRLKDDRNWRHIHKSLTLLEYLLKTGDDRVLLKMKDNIYIVKALTEYRFVEKDGKDQGTNVREKAKVVLVLMEDDDKLKEERDFAVKTREKTSKSSAASSSDAVKDPNYKPCYVAGASGLPSLDNIPSVADLTASFAARKEERIKQEEQKKEAERRAKMSEDELKWEDAGKGGGVADQAWGGAEKKKEEEEEDVKPGPWGVPEADPWGAPSKPDASDSRPAKSDQNSLESPSAPVFSNDDVPSDPFKAGAQDPFVARNDAPKHADSFEDQPKTQEDPFSSPIKDTFNTPKDDPFNTARDDPFNAPKDHPFNTPKENASNAPKQDPFNAEKDDPFIAPKDDPFNTPKDDPFSAPKDDPFNAPKDDPFNTPKDDPFNAPKDDPFNAPKDDPFNTPKDDPFNTPKDDPFNTPKDDPFKTPEGKFSVPKDDPFNAPKDDPFNTPKGDPFTAPNDDPLVSTSCDESPPSAPSAPPKDDPFLATNANAGGTTARDDDPFPPPSDEDPFCAPPTAPRDAPFEEGGRATDPFAAPSLSSSQSGGDAWGGPSGSDPPADSDPWGGGASSPVDNCDPFGDAAKAQSDPWGAPGCADPNDAWGAPTCSSAASDPFGDSKSTGDKEKSF; from the exons ATGACGTCCTCCATGCTGCGCAGACAGCTGAAGAACCTGGTCCAGAACTACTCCGAGGCCGAGGTCAAG GTCCGGGAAGCCACGTCCAACGACCCGTGGGGCCCGTCCAGCTCGCAGATGGCCGACATCTCGGACCTGACCTACAACGTGGTGGCCTGCAACGAGATCATGACCATGCTGTGGAAGCGGCTCAAGGACGACAGGAACTGGAGGCACATCCACAAG TCGCTGACCCTGCTGGAGTACCTGCTGAAGACGGGCGACGACCGCGTGCTCCTCAAGATGAAGGACAACATCTACATCGTCAAGGCGCTCACCGAGTACCGCTTTGTGGAGAAAGACGGCAAAGACCAG GGGACGAACGTGCGAGAGAAGGCCAAAGTTGTTCTGGTCCTGATGGAGGACGACGACAAACTCAAGGAGGAGCGAGACTTTGCCGTCAAGACCCGAGAGAAGACGTCCAAAAGTTCCGCAG CCTCGTCCTCGGACGCCGTCAAGGACCCCAACTACAAGCCGTGCTACGTCGCCGGCGCCTCGGGGCTCCCGTCGCTGGACAACATCCCCTCGGTGGCCGACCTGACCGCGTCCTTCGCCGCGCGCAAGGAGGAACGCATCAAGCAGGAAGAGCAGAAGAAGGAAGCGGAACGGAGG GCCAAAATGTCCGAAGACGAGTTGAAATGGGAAGATGCTGGAAAAGGGGGCGGCGTTGCGGATCAGGCCTGGGGAGGAgccgagaagaagaaggaggaggaggaggaggacgtcAAACCGGGCCCCTGGGGGGTCCCCGAGGCGGACCCTTGGGGCGCACCCTCCAAACCTGACGCATCAGATTCACGTCCTGCTAAAAGCGATCAGAATTCTTTGGAGTCGCCGAGCGCTCCGGTTTTCAGCAACGACGACGTACCTTCTGATCCTTTTAAAGCGGGTGCGCAAGATCCCTTCGTGGCCCGAAATGACGCCCCGAAACATGCAGACTCTTTCGAAGACCAACCCAAAACCCAAGAAGACCCCTTCAGTTCCCCGATTAAAGACACATTTAACACTCCGAAAGATGACCCGTTTAACACGGCTCGAGATGACCCGTTTAACGCCCCAAAAGACCATCCCTTCAACACCCCAAAAGAAAATGCGAGCAACGCCCCGAAACAGGACCCATTCAATGCCGAAAAAGACGATCCCTTTATTGCCCCAAAAGATGACCCGTTTAATACCCCAAAAGATGACCCATTTAGCGCCCCAAAAGATGACCCGTTTAACGCCCCCAAAGACGACCCGTTTAACACCCCAAAAGACGATCCATTTAACGCACCCAAAGACGACCCGTTTAACGCACCCAAAGATGACCCTTTTAACACCCCGAAAGACGACCCGTTTAACACACCCAAGGATGACCCATTCAACACCCCAAAAGACGACCCCTTCAAGACCCCAGAAGGCAAGTTCAGCGTCCCCAAAGATGATCCGTTTAACGCCCCGAAAGATGACCCGTTCAACACCCCAAAGGGCGACCCCTTCACCGCCCCAAATGACGACCCTCTGGTATCAACTTCCTGTGACGAGAGTCCACCTTCCGCCCCCAGCGCCCCCCCAAAAGACGACCCCTTCTTAGCAACGAACGCGAACGCCGGAGGAACTACGGCCCGTGACGACGACCCCTTCCCCCCCCCATCCGACGAGGACCCCTTTTGTGCCCCCCCGACGGCCCCCAGGGACGCCCCCTTCGAAGAAGGAGGGCGGGCAACGGATCCCTTCGCGGCGCCCTCGCTGAGCTCGTCCCAGAGCGGGGGAGACGCGTGGGGGGGTCCCTCCGGCTCGGACCCCCCCGCTGACTCGGACCCGTGGGGGGGCGGCGCGTCTTCGCCTGTTGACAATTGTGACCCTTTCGGGGATGCCGCCAAAGCCCAAAGTGACCCGTGGGGGGCGCCAG GTTGCGCAGATCCAAACGACGCCTGGGGGGCTCCTACGTGCTCCTCCGCCGCCAGTGACCCTTTCGGAGACTCCAAAAGCACAGGAGACAAAG AAAAATCTTTCTAG
- the LOC133500812 gene encoding coiled-coil domain-containing protein 106-like isoform X2: protein MNPASNSDDASTSAHDMAPASRGGGGGGGGVYLESYEVSFPLEEGAERPTSYHHGQPMMDEPGMQDAPPSQYSPFILVSNLRAHLYVALEKNAWLQKRIEELEEERNFLRCQLDRLIVGVRGHEEWCGDAHRGAVKMQPASPSGPPSPMTTRSGMTLKRLQGPRPRHGTAIPVKQEFHLEEEKFYTDDEFLEEEDEDDEDEEEEDSPAEAGSKKKGRGRAGEPRMKKMRIFRITHGRERQRVKDPDGVLMRYKKILSTYQRVRSMSRAFQIHGVDRNTMASTSPIAELLLVAPEKMDEVGEFEAPKEKLLDYARRCYKIMDEQTHVKVQNMKKSHKLLPISYRFRN, encoded by the exons ATGAATCCGGCAAGCAACTCAGATGATGCGAGCACGTCAG CTCACGACATGGCTCCTGCctcaagaggaggaggaggaggaggaggaggtgtgtACCTGGAGTCTTACGAGGTGTCCTTCCCACTGGAGGAGGGGGCGGAGAGGCCGACCTCGTACCACCACGGCCAGCCGATGATGGATG agCCCGGCATGCAGGACGCGCCCCCCTCGCAGTACAGCCCCTTCATCTTGGTGTCCAACCTGCGGGCTCACCTCTACGTGGCGCTGGAGAAGAACGCCTGGCTGCAGAAGCGCAtcgaggagctggaggaggagcgCAACTTCCTGCGCTGCCAGCTGGACCGCCTCATCGTCGGCGTGCGGGGCCACGAGG AGTGGTGCGGCGACGCCCACCGCGGCGCCGTGAAGATGCAACCCGCCAGCCCCAGCGGGCCGCCGTCGCCCATGACCACCCGCTCCGGAATGACCCTCAAACGCCTGCAGGGACCTCGGCCACGCCACGGCACCGCCATACCCG TCAAGCAGGAGTTTCACCTGGAGGAGGAAAAATTTTACACCGACGACGAGTTCctcgaggaggaggacgaggacgacgaggacgaggaagaggaggactcCCCCGCGGAGGCCGGCTCcaagaagaaggggaggggcCGGGCCGGGGAGCCCAGGATGAAGAAGATGAGGATCTTCCGCATCACCCACGGCAGGGAGAGGCAGAGAG TGAAAGACCCCGATGGCGTTCTGATGCGCTACAAGAAGATCCTTTCCACCTACCAGCGCGTGAGGAGCATGTCCAGAGCGTTCCAGATCCACGGCGTGGACCGCAACACCATGGCCTCCACCTCCCCCATCGCCGAGCTCCTGCTGGTGGCGCCGGAGAAG ATGGATGAAGTGGGCGAGTTCGAGGCGCCCAAGGAGAAGCTCCTGGACTACGCCCGGCGCTGCTACAAAATCATGGACGAGCAGACGCACGTCAAAGTTCAGAACATGAAGAAAAGCCACAAGCTGCTGCCCATCTCCTATCGCTTTCGGAATTGA